The following proteins are encoded in a genomic region of Methylococcales bacterium:
- a CDS encoding DDE-type integrase/transposase/recombinase: protein MSQVYHSNARLNKHSRAIIQNSALKSSELAEKFSVSQKTITKWRGRDFTDDDSSIPHTIHYALNPLEKRLIELVRTTTWMSLDDVVDTVVPVIPKANRSNVSRTLKAQSISQVPEEKKAKAKKFKEYEPGYLHIDVTYMPKLEGIKYYLFVAIDRATRLMYYKVYKNKTADNAVSFLAECKEFFPFYLSHILTDNGLEFTDKWARGKGVVSGNHKFDKECSEDNIDHRLTAPHTPATNGMVERVNGTIKNATIKVEEYQNIGELKESLNKFLLYYLFTRRHGSLRRELKVRTPYEAMESWFKTKPELFKISPDEFRANAFEKLEQRGEN, encoded by the coding sequence ATGTCACAAGTCTATCACTCGAATGCGAGGTTGAACAAGCATTCAAGAGCTATTATACAAAACTCAGCATTAAAGAGTAGTGAGTTAGCAGAAAAATTCTCAGTAAGCCAGAAGACAATTACAAAGTGGAGAGGTAGAGACTTTACAGATGATGATAGCTCAATACCTCATACGATACACTATGCCCTTAACCCACTGGAAAAAAGGCTTATAGAGCTTGTTAGAACAACAACATGGATGAGCTTAGATGATGTAGTGGATACTGTAGTTCCAGTGATACCAAAAGCAAATAGAAGTAATGTTAGCAGAACATTAAAAGCACAAAGTATCAGTCAAGTTCCAGAAGAGAAAAAAGCGAAAGCAAAGAAGTTTAAAGAATATGAACCTGGGTATCTCCATATAGATGTCACCTATATGCCAAAGCTAGAAGGAATCAAATATTACCTCTTTGTCGCCATAGATAGGGCTACACGGCTTATGTACTACAAGGTATATAAAAATAAGACAGCTGATAATGCAGTATCATTTCTAGCAGAGTGTAAAGAGTTCTTTCCTTTTTATCTCTCTCATATACTCACAGACAATGGACTAGAGTTCACAGATAAATGGGCAAGAGGAAAAGGAGTAGTCAGTGGTAATCATAAATTTGATAAGGAGTGCAGTGAGGACAATATAGACCATAGACTAACAGCTCCACATACTCCTGCAACCAACGGAATGGTAGAGAGAGTGAATGGTACTATCAAAAATGCTACAATTAAAGTAGAAGAGTATCAAAATATAGGAGAACTCAAAGAAAGTTTAAATAAGTTTTTGCTATATTATCTTTTTACACGAAGACACGGAAGCCTAAGAAGAGAGTTGAAAGTCAGAACTCCCTACGAAGCTATGGAAAGTTGGTTTAAAACTAAACCTGAATTATTCAAGATTTCGCCTGATGAGTTTAGAGCTAATGCTTTTGAAAAATTGGAACAACGTGGTGAGAATTGA
- a CDS encoding DUF6399 domain-containing protein produces the protein MKKFRNQIKPLAVSISFWWLWVRETLQNLGLDADTEYWLTTTLLPVVYWHQKMEQTKSRRSKENYRKAWETASDKLKSDPFSAKLSISEMQRWLTLAEHMARQFQRSSSAVEGRNGCLSQMYRNGRGLNKKRLNALTVIHNYGIKREDGTTAAMRLFDTEFPDLFSWLLNEMGELPLPRNSRKRVFSNPLKLLDVPS, from the coding sequence ATGAAAAAGTTTCGTAATCAAATAAAACCGTTAGCGGTATCCATCAGTTTTTGGTGGCTTTGGGTACGCGAAACCTTGCAAAATTTGGGGCTTGATGCGGATACCGAATATTGGTTGACCACAACATTATTACCCGTTGTTTATTGGCATCAGAAAATGGAACAAACTAAAAGCCGCAGGTCAAAGGAAAACTATCGAAAAGCTTGGGAAACCGCGTCTGATAAGCTCAAATCAGACCCATTTAGTGCAAAGTTATCAATCAGTGAAATGCAGCGATGGCTAACATTGGCGGAGCATATGGCAAGGCAGTTTCAACGCAGTTCATCTGCGGTGGAAGGGCGAAATGGCTGTTTATCGCAAATGTATCGCAATGGGCGAGGTTTGAATAAAAAGCGATTAAACGCGTTGACGGTCATTCATAACTACGGAATCAAACGTGAGGATGGCACAACCGCCGCCATGCGTTTATTTGATACCGAGTTTCCAGACTTGTTTTCATGGCTACTGAATGAAATGGGCGAGTTACCGCTTCCTAGAAATAGTCGAAAGCGTGTGTTTTCTAACCCTTTGAAATTGCTGGATGTCCCGTCTTAA